Proteins encoded in a region of the Nocardia asteroides genome:
- a CDS encoding DUF2236 domain-containing protein, with translation MSEPGYFSDHSMVRRVMSKRAVGLTYGLRALVIGAVHPLLYVGTAENTEHRTTPYTRLALTGHLFEAVFLGSKAEADRALSFTRKRHVKVRGALPEDAGARHPAGSGYAALDPHLMFMTMAFTFDSAEVMYDLLVRTMTDGEREGLYQDYVRWGELFGMPADAAPGSYREFRAFFDGYLASDEPFLTDEARLVGSYLAGQRVPYSRGVPLQQVTSAFYLLVQGSLPPRIRRMYGMRWGMPDEVAYQALGRAVRTAHVSFPLVPAVLRGTLAGPSAPVYKLLSKREHELVSGGRPSMPGVDPRNWVQRNSA, from the coding sequence ATGTCCGAGCCCGGCTATTTCAGTGACCACTCGATGGTTCGACGGGTGATGAGCAAGCGTGCGGTGGGTCTGACCTATGGCTTGCGCGCGCTGGTGATCGGCGCGGTGCACCCGCTGCTCTACGTCGGCACCGCGGAGAACACCGAGCATCGGACGACGCCGTACACCCGGCTCGCGCTGACGGGGCACCTGTTCGAGGCCGTGTTCCTCGGCAGCAAGGCCGAAGCCGACCGCGCACTGTCGTTCACCAGGAAAAGGCACGTCAAGGTACGTGGCGCGCTGCCGGAGGACGCCGGAGCCCGCCATCCGGCGGGTAGCGGGTACGCCGCGCTCGACCCGCACCTGATGTTCATGACGATGGCGTTCACCTTCGACTCGGCCGAGGTGATGTACGACCTGCTGGTGCGCACGATGACCGATGGCGAGCGCGAGGGGCTCTACCAGGACTACGTGCGCTGGGGCGAGCTGTTCGGCATGCCCGCGGACGCGGCGCCGGGCAGCTATCGTGAGTTCCGCGCGTTCTTCGACGGCTACCTCGCCTCCGACGAGCCCTTTCTCACCGACGAGGCGCGGCTGGTCGGCTCCTATCTGGCCGGGCAGCGCGTCCCGTACTCGCGGGGCGTGCCTTTGCAGCAGGTCACCTCCGCGTTCTATCTCCTGGTGCAGGGCAGCTTGCCGCCGCGCATCCGCCGGATGTACGGGATGCGCTGGGGCATGCCGGACGAAGTCGCCTATCAGGCGCTGGGGCGTGCGGTCCGCACCGCGCACGTGTCGTTTCCGCTGGTGCCCGCGGTGCTGCGCGGCACCCTCGCCGGACCCAGCGCGCCGGTCTACAAGCTGCTGTCCAAGCGCGAACACGAACTGGTCAGCGGGGGACGGCCGAGCATGCCGGGCGTGGATCCGCGCAACTGGGTGCAGCGGAATTCGGCTTGA
- the yhjD gene encoding inner membrane protein YhjD, producing the protein MRVIDNIKAGIEGRIQAQPWLEHLVRTVGRYQRQRGDHYAAGITYFTVLSLFPLLMIAFAVAGVVLTNNPELLAELQAKIIENIPGSFGTQLNELVDQAVRSRGTVGVLGLLTGVYSGLGWMANLRAALTEQWEQKSPDGNWLMTKVSDLGALVGLGLAFAVSLGLSALASSTLGTRLLEGVGLGDAPGAGVLLWLLSTSLGFLASWAVFAWVIARLPREPVTLASAVKAAALAALVFEVFKIVASFYLRLVLNSPAGATFGSIIGLMVFSYVTYRIVLFATAWAATTAENEPEAEIPAPAPAVIAPRVGARDISMGVGAAFFGAGALAALALSGLRRLPGRR; encoded by the coding sequence GTGCGGGTGATCGACAACATCAAGGCCGGGATCGAAGGCCGGATCCAGGCGCAGCCGTGGCTGGAACACTTGGTCCGTACGGTGGGGCGCTACCAGCGGCAACGAGGCGACCATTATGCGGCGGGCATCACGTATTTCACTGTGCTGTCGCTGTTTCCGCTGCTGATGATCGCTTTCGCGGTCGCGGGCGTGGTCCTGACCAACAATCCGGAGCTGCTCGCGGAATTGCAGGCCAAGATCATCGAGAACATTCCCGGCTCGTTCGGCACCCAGTTGAACGAGCTGGTGGATCAGGCGGTCCGATCGCGGGGCACCGTCGGCGTCCTGGGTCTGCTCACCGGCGTCTACAGCGGACTGGGCTGGATGGCCAATCTGCGGGCCGCGCTCACCGAGCAGTGGGAGCAGAAGTCTCCGGACGGCAATTGGCTGATGACCAAGGTCTCCGATCTGGGAGCGCTGGTCGGTCTCGGTCTCGCCTTCGCGGTGTCGCTGGGGTTGTCGGCGTTGGCGTCGAGCACCCTCGGTACGCGGCTGCTCGAAGGCGTCGGCCTCGGTGACGCGCCCGGGGCGGGCGTGCTGCTGTGGCTGTTGTCGACCTCGCTCGGCTTCCTCGCCTCCTGGGCGGTGTTCGCATGGGTCATCGCCAGGCTGCCCCGGGAACCGGTGACACTGGCCAGCGCGGTCAAGGCCGCCGCCCTGGCCGCGCTGGTGTTCGAAGTGTTCAAGATCGTCGCGTCGTTCTACCTGCGGTTGGTGCTGAACAGCCCGGCCGGCGCCACCTTCGGCTCGATCATCGGCCTGATGGTGTTCAGTTACGTCACCTACCGCATCGTCCTGTTCGCCACCGCCTGGGCCGCCACCACCGCGGAGAACGAGCCGGAAGCGGAGATTCCCGCACCCGCGCCCGCCGTGATCGCGCCGAGGGTCGGCGCACGCGATATATCGATGGGTGTCGGCGCCGCGTTCTTCGGCGCGGGTGCGCTTGCCGCGCTCGCTCTTTCGGGATTGCGACGGTTGCCCGGGCGTCGATGA
- a CDS encoding D-alanyl-D-alanine carboxypeptidase has translation MKITDFRRRALVCAGGLLAVAAIAATAVPSLAAPSTTTPFTTPNTDGCPQKTSPPPPIDASEVPAPGQPTPTPLPIPSPPIGGPRLGECGVVLPKAVPPAPQDISATAWLVADLDTGEVLAAKDPHGRYRPASTIKVLLATLALRTLNLDKVVIGTQADADVDGTRVGIGPGGRYTNRQLMQALIMASGNDAAHAIAAQLGGDAATVAKMNELAKSLRAMDTRAATPSGLDGPGMSTSAYDLAVLFREAMTIPLFAELIHTQQADFPGYPADPDIPGDTDRPGYPIGNDNQLLYNYDGALGGKTGFTDDARQTFVAAAQRDGRRLAVTLLQAEVRPIRPWEQAVRLLDYGFALPRSASIGNLPGAVVPQRKQSSVVLAAPPAPGTDLAAPSPGSDPSAMPIAEDRRSGARTVLIVGGLVLVIALLLGARQANRRR, from the coding sequence CCGAACACCGACGGCTGCCCGCAGAAGACATCGCCGCCCCCACCGATCGACGCCTCCGAGGTGCCCGCGCCCGGACAGCCGACTCCCACGCCGCTGCCGATTCCCTCCCCTCCGATCGGCGGGCCCCGCCTCGGTGAATGCGGCGTCGTGCTCCCCAAAGCCGTGCCGCCCGCGCCGCAGGACATTTCGGCGACGGCCTGGCTGGTGGCGGATCTGGACACCGGGGAGGTGCTGGCGGCGAAAGACCCGCACGGCCGCTACCGGCCCGCCAGCACGATCAAAGTGCTGCTGGCCACGCTGGCGCTGCGCACCCTGAATCTCGACAAGGTCGTCATCGGCACGCAGGCCGACGCCGATGTCGACGGCACCCGGGTGGGCATCGGCCCCGGCGGCCGTTATACGAACCGGCAGCTCATGCAGGCGCTGATCATGGCCTCGGGCAACGACGCGGCGCATGCCATCGCCGCGCAACTAGGCGGCGACGCGGCGACCGTCGCGAAGATGAACGAACTGGCGAAATCGTTGCGCGCCATGGACACTCGCGCCGCGACCCCCTCCGGTCTGGACGGCCCCGGGATGAGCACCTCGGCCTATGACTTGGCTGTGCTGTTCCGTGAAGCCATGACGATCCCGCTGTTCGCCGAGCTGATCCACACGCAGCAGGCCGATTTCCCGGGCTACCCCGCCGACCCGGACATCCCCGGCGACACCGATCGCCCCGGATATCCCATCGGCAACGACAACCAGCTGCTCTACAACTACGACGGCGCCCTCGGCGGCAAGACCGGCTTCACCGACGACGCGCGCCAGACGTTCGTGGCCGCCGCCCAGCGCGACGGCCGCAGGCTCGCCGTCACCCTGCTGCAGGCCGAGGTACGCCCGATCCGGCCATGGGAACAGGCCGTCCGGCTGCTCGACTACGGATTCGCGTTGCCCCGCAGCGCCTCGATCGGCAACCTGCCCGGTGCGGTGGTACCCCAGCGCAAGCAGAGCTCGGTCGTCCTGGCCGCGCCTCCGGCGCCGGGAACCGACCTGGCGGCCCCCTCGCCGGGGAGCGACCCGTCCGCCATGCCCATTGCCGAGGATCGCCGCAGCGGTGCCAGAACCGTGCTGATCGTCGGCGGTCTCGTCCTGGTCATCGCTCTACTGCTGGGAGCACGGCAGGCCAACCGCCGACGCTGA
- the trpS gene encoding tryptophan--tRNA ligase yields MSSPAPTPAAERKQRVLSGIQPTSSSFHLGNYLGALQYWVTMQDDYDALYFIPDMHAITVPQDPKELKARTRGAAAQLLALGIDPKRSTLFVQSQVPEHAELAWVLSCITGFGEASRMTQFKDKSVKQGAENATVGLFTYPVLMAADILLYRAHQVPVGEDQRQHLELTRNLAQRFNTRFKKTFVVPEAHIVKGTAKIYDLQDPTAKMSKSASTDAGLINLLDDPKVTAKKVKSAVTDTEREIRYDPEHKPGVSNLLVILSSLTGTPIVTLEKDFEGKGYGELKADVADALVEFVTPLRAKVQEYMSDQGELDRVLAAGAERAREIAGNTLAQVYDRIGLLRR; encoded by the coding sequence ATGTCCAGTCCTGCGCCCACCCCGGCCGCCGAACGCAAACAGCGGGTCCTGTCCGGGATCCAGCCGACCAGCTCCTCGTTTCATCTCGGGAACTATCTTGGTGCGCTGCAGTACTGGGTGACCATGCAGGACGATTACGACGCGCTGTATTTCATCCCGGACATGCACGCGATCACGGTGCCGCAGGACCCCAAGGAGCTGAAGGCGCGCACCAGAGGCGCCGCCGCTCAGCTGCTCGCGCTGGGCATCGACCCGAAGAGATCCACCCTGTTCGTGCAGAGCCAGGTGCCCGAGCACGCAGAGCTGGCCTGGGTGCTCAGCTGCATCACCGGCTTCGGCGAAGCCAGCCGGATGACGCAGTTCAAGGACAAGTCGGTGAAGCAGGGCGCGGAGAACGCGACCGTCGGCCTGTTCACCTACCCGGTGCTGATGGCCGCGGACATCCTGCTCTATCGCGCTCATCAGGTGCCCGTCGGCGAGGATCAGCGCCAGCATCTGGAGCTGACCCGAAACCTGGCTCAGCGCTTCAATACTCGGTTCAAGAAGACGTTCGTCGTGCCGGAAGCGCACATCGTCAAGGGCACCGCGAAGATCTATGACCTGCAGGATCCGACCGCCAAGATGAGCAAGTCGGCGTCCACCGACGCGGGCCTGATCAATCTGCTCGACGATCCGAAGGTCACCGCGAAGAAGGTGAAATCCGCGGTCACCGACACCGAACGCGAGATCCGTTACGACCCGGAACACAAGCCCGGTGTCAGCAATCTGTTGGTGATCCTGAGTTCGCTGACCGGCACGCCGATCGTCACCTTGGAGAAGGACTTCGAGGGTAAGGGTTACGGCGAACTCAAAGCCGACGTGGCCGACGCGCTGGTCGAATTCGTCACGCCGTTGCGCGCGAAGGTGCAAGAGTACATGTCGGATCAAGGCGAACTCGACCGTGTCCTCGCGGCTGGAGCCGAGCGCGCGCGAGAGATCGCAGGCAACACCCTCGCACAGGTCTACGACCGGATCGGTTTGCTGCGTCGCTGA